Proteins encoded by one window of Scatophagus argus isolate fScaArg1 chromosome 8, fScaArg1.pri, whole genome shotgun sequence:
- the LOC124063340 gene encoding taste receptor type 1 member 1, with product MNMFEAVLLSVCCLVVQLVEGKLDYISHGQGMQLQGDVFLTGLFPLHYALESTGSLPALGRCNEGTPNQHGFHLLQAMRFAVEQINNSTGPQSILPGVKLGYQMYDSCSESASILAALDVLEHWSVFTSGTDPNYNNSQRAVAVIGPDSSSKAFTPAALLGAYLIPQISYEASNEMLSNKFLYPAFLRTIPSDKNQVAAMIQLLIRFNWTWIALIGSDNEYGLKGMQSLSDQAPGHDICIAYQGVIPSLREDTIPIMRNIVENILKTKVNTIVVFSSKSKLYRFFPFVIEQEVTNKVWIGTEDWSASSLISGIPGIHTIGTVLGVSIKYTAIPGFVEFERKVYEASMQHNDTKKVSDVTVSPGDDCIQSTDLYTLARMDFPLEKYDITSSFNVYKAVYAVAHALHQALGCDSGKCQSRRVYPWELLSWLKQIRFSLGNTSVYFDMNGDPPTGYDIICWIWRGTKWYLRDVGSFSPDPIALTVDEDQIEWHSTGDSRSVPLSICSPPCPRGHRKVLTGQHTCCFNCLPCLPSTFLNISDLTTCQACLPEEWAPKSSEQCLKRTILLLAWDNPISIALLFFLATCLLMTSSSAVIFLLNLNTPVAKSAGGRTCLLMLAALTTAAMSSLCHFGEPSPLTCILKQPLFIFSFTVCLACITVRSLQVICIFKFASRLPPVYDRWAKKRGPEWTIFLVSVTILFVSVLRVALSPPQPSKDLDFYTDSIVLECSNTLSPGSGLELAYVSLLSILCFAFSYMGKDLPANYNEAKCVTFSLMLYMISWISFFTVYLISRGPFTMAAYVFAILVSVLAFLGGYFLPKIFIIVLRPQMNTAAHFQNCIQMYTMSK from the exons aTGAATATGTTTGAGGCTGTGTTGCTGTCTGTATGCTGTCTCGTGGTGCAGTTAGTTGAGGGGAAACTTGATTATATTTCCCACGGACAGGGGATGCAACTGCAGGGTGATGTCTTCCTCACTGGACTCTTTCCTCTCCATTATGCACTTGAGTCAACAGGTAGTTTGCCGGCTTTGGGTCGATGCAATGA AGGTACACCCAACCAACATGGATTTCACCTGTTGCAAGCTATGAGATTTGCTGTTGAACAAATCAACAAcagcactgggccacagtcTATTTTACCAGGAGTGAAGCTTGGCTATCAGATGTATGACAGCTGCTCAGAATCGGCCAGTATCCTGGCTGCACTGGATGTGCTGGAACATTGGAGCGTCTTTACATCTGGGACAGACCCAAACTACAACAACAGTCAAAGGGCAGTCGCTGTGATTGggccagacagcagcagcaaagcttTCACTCCCGCTGCTTTACTGGGGGCCTATCTCATACCACAA ATCTCTTATGAAGcatcaaatgaaatgttgagCAACAAGTTTCTCTATCCAGCCTTTCTCCGTACAATTCCCAGTGACAAAAACCAGGTGGCAGCTATGATCCAGCTTCTGATCCGTTTCAACTGGACCTGGATTGCTCTCATAGGCAGTGACAATGAATATGGCCTGAAGGGAATGCAGAGCTTGTCTGACCAAGCGCCAGGCCACGATATCTGCATCGCTTACCAAGGGGTCATCCCCTCGTTAAGAGAAGACACAATTCCGATCATGAGGAACATTGTGGAAAACATACTGAAGACCAAAGTGAATACCATTGTGGTCTTCTCCAGCAAGTCAAAACTTTACCGCTTCTTCCCGTTTGTCATTGAACAAGAGGTGACAAATAAGGTGTGGATTGGGACAGAGGACTGGTCAGCCTCCTCTCTTATATCAGGGATACCTGGGATCCACACCATCGGAACTGTTCTTGGCGTGTCCATCAAATACACCGCCATACCTGGTTTTGTGGAGTTTGAGAGAAAGGTATATGAGGCTTCAATGCAACACAATGACACCAAGAAAGTGTCTGATGTTACCGTGAGCCCAGGCGATGACTGTATCCAGAGTACAGACCTGTACACCCTGGCCAGAATGGATTTTCCTCTGGAGAAAtatgacatcacttcctccttCAATGTTTATAAAGCGGTGTATGCTGTAGCTCATGCTCTGCATCAAGCACTTGGTTGTGATTCTGGAAAATGCCAGAGCAGGAGGGTATATCCATGGGAG CTTCTCTCGTGGCTTAAGCAGATACGATTCTCTTTGGGCAACACCTCTGTGTACTTTGACATGAATGGTGACCCGCCCACAGGATATGACATAATCTGCTGGATTTGGAGGGGGACGAAATGGTATCTAAGAGATGTGGGCTCCTTCAGCCCAGATCCCATTGCACTCACAGTTGATGAAGATCAAATTGAGTGGCATAGCACAGGAGATTCAAGATCA GTGCCTCTGTCCATCTGCTCCCCACCTTGCCCGAGAGGCCACAGGAAGGTGCTGACAGGACAGCACACATGCTGCTTCAACTGCCTGCCCTGTCTCCCTTCTACATTCCTCAATATAAGTG ACCTCACTACATGCCAGGCATGTCTGCCAGAGGAGTGGGCTCCCAAGAGCAGTGAGCAATGTCTGAAAAGGACCATCCTGCTGCTCGCCTGGGACAACCCCATTTCCATTGCTCTGCTCTTCTTTCTGGCCACCTGTCTTCTCATGACCTCCAGCTCTGCAGTGATCTTCCTGCTCAACCTGAACACACCCGTGGCCAAGTCTGCCGGAGGCCGCACCTGCCTCCTGATGCTGGCTGCCTTGACTACCGCTGCCATGAGCTCTTTGTGCCATTTTGGCGAGCCTTCTCCTCTGACCTGCATCCTCAAGCAGCCTCTATTCATcttcagcttcactgtgtgcCTTGCCTGCATCACTGTGCGCTCCCTCCAGGTCATCTGCATTTTTAAGTTTGCGTCCAGATTGCCTCCCGTCTATGATAGGTGGGCCAAAAAGCGTGGGCCAGAATGGACGATTTTCCTTGTGTCTGTCACCATCTTATTTGTATCTGTACTACGTGTGGCTCTCAGTCCTCCTCAGCCGTCCAAGGATCTTGACTTCTACACAGACAGCATAGTGTTGGAGTGCAGTAACACTCTCTCACCTGGTTCAGGCCTTGAGCTTGCTTATGTATCTCTGCTGAGCATcctctgctttgctttcagCTATATGGGCAAAGACCTGCCAGCCAACTACAATGAGGCCAAGTGTGTCACCTTCAGCCTCATGTTGTATATGATCTCCTGGATAAGCTTCTTCACTGTCTACCTCATCAGCAGAGGCCCCTTCACCATGGCCGCATACGTGTTTGCCATACTCGTCAGTGTCCTGGCGTTCCTTGGGGGCTACTTCCTGCCCAAAATTTTCATTATTGTCCTACGACCACAAATGAACACCGCTGCTCATTTCCAGAATTGCATCCAAATGTATACCATGAGCAAATAA